Proteins co-encoded in one Flavobacteriaceae bacterium MAR_2009_75 genomic window:
- a CDS encoding molecular chaperone DnaJ, whose translation MKEDYYEILGVGKSASAAEIKKAYRKMALKYHPDKNPGDSKAEDMFKKAAEAYEVLSNADKKARYDQFGHAAFDGSGGFGGGGGMNMDDIFSQFGDIFGGAFGGSGGFSGFGGFGGGQRRAKGSNLRIRVKLTLEEVANGVEKKVKVRRKLQADGVTYNTCSTCGGSGQVTKITNTILGRMQTAATCSACGGSGQVINKKPSDADAQGLKVVEETVSIKIPAGVEEGMQLKVPGKGNDAPGNGIAGDLLVAIETEDHSTLKREGDNLHYDLYISISEAVLGTSKEIDAVGGKVRIKLESGIQSGKILRLRGKGISSINGYGSGDLLVHVNVWTPKELNKEQKEFFERMQGNENFEPKPEKSDKSFFEKVKDMFS comes from the coding sequence ATGAAGGAAGATTATTACGAAATATTAGGTGTTGGTAAAAGTGCCAGTGCAGCCGAGATAAAAAAAGCATATCGTAAAATGGCCTTGAAGTACCACCCAGATAAAAACCCGGGTGACTCAAAGGCAGAAGATATGTTCAAAAAAGCCGCGGAAGCTTATGAGGTTTTAAGCAATGCGGACAAAAAGGCACGTTATGATCAATTTGGTCATGCGGCTTTCGATGGCTCCGGTGGCTTCGGCGGTGGCGGCGGTATGAATATGGATGATATCTTCAGCCAGTTCGGTGATATATTTGGTGGTGCGTTTGGTGGCAGTGGAGGTTTCAGTGGTTTTGGTGGTTTTGGTGGTGGTCAGAGAAGGGCCAAAGGCAGTAACCTTCGAATTCGAGTGAAACTAACGCTTGAAGAAGTGGCCAATGGTGTAGAGAAAAAGGTTAAGGTTCGAAGAAAACTTCAGGCCGATGGTGTTACCTACAACACCTGTTCAACCTGTGGTGGTAGCGGTCAAGTAACCAAAATCACGAATACGATTTTAGGGCGCATGCAGACAGCGGCAACTTGCTCTGCTTGTGGCGGTAGCGGTCAAGTTATCAATAAGAAGCCGAGCGATGCCGACGCCCAAGGTCTTAAGGTGGTTGAGGAGACTGTTTCTATCAAAATTCCCGCAGGTGTTGAAGAAGGTATGCAGTTAAAGGTACCGGGCAAAGGTAACGATGCACCAGGTAACGGTATTGCAGGGGATCTGTTGGTAGCTATTGAAACCGAAGACCATAGTACACTAAAACGTGAGGGAGATAATCTTCATTACGACTTGTACATCAGTATTTCTGAAGCGGTATTAGGTACTTCAAAAGAAATTGATGCAGTTGGAGGTAAAGTGAGGATTAAGCTCGAATCAGGAATTCAATCAGGTAAAATACTTCGGTTGAGAGGTAAGGGTATTTCGAGCATCAACGGTTATGGAAGTGGAGACCTATTGGTACACGTTAATGTTTGGACACCGAAAGAACTCAATAAAGAACAAAAAGAGTTCTTTGAGCGAATGCAGGGCAATGAAAATTTTGAGCCAAAACCCGAGAAATCTGATAAATCTTTCTTCGAAAAAGTGAAGGATATGTTCTCATAA
- a CDS encoding molecular chaperone GrpE: MSDKDINEDLEDVLDEVTGEAEAAENEVAEQEELSVEDGLREDLAKEKDKFLRLFAEFENFKKRTSKERMEMFKTAGQEIMVSMLPVMDDFDRALKELAKSDDKEMFKGIELIRVKFRETLKSKGLEEVKVEQGDTFDAEVHDAITQIPAPNKKMKGKIIDVVEKGFKLGERIIRHPKVVVGN; encoded by the coding sequence ATGAGCGATAAAGATATAAACGAAGACTTAGAAGATGTCTTGGATGAAGTTACGGGTGAAGCCGAAGCTGCTGAAAATGAAGTTGCCGAACAAGAAGAACTTAGCGTAGAAGATGGGTTAAGGGAAGATTTGGCAAAAGAAAAAGACAAGTTCTTACGCTTGTTCGCAGAGTTCGAAAATTTCAAGAAAAGAACTTCAAAAGAGCGAATGGAAATGTTCAAGACCGCCGGGCAAGAGATTATGGTCTCAATGCTTCCGGTGATGGACGATTTTGACCGTGCATTAAAAGAACTTGCAAAATCTGACGATAAAGAGATGTTCAAGGGGATAGAGCTGATAAGGGTCAAATTCCGTGAGACGTTGAAATCAAAAGGTTTGGAAGAGGTAAAAGTAGAGCAAGGCGATACTTTCGATGCCGAAGTACACGATGCAATTACCCAAATACCTGCTCCCAACAAAAAGATGAAAGGAAAAATCATTGATGTTGTCGAGAAAGGTTTCAAATTGGGCGAAAGAATAATCCGCCATCCGAAAGTGGTCGTTGGTAACTAA